One Halopelagius inordinatus genomic region harbors:
- a CDS encoding nitrite/sulfite reductase encodes MNTVERWKQEKHPLDVVEDVHEYAAEGLTFEEIEERAGEGEWERLKWAGMYSHGRQDGYFMVRTKVPGGHLTPDQAEVIGEVASEYATAPPEHGGREQNDIWGDAFLDITTRQDIQMHWIELADMPEVWEKYDEVGLTTIQGCGDGARNVLGCPAAGLTDHECFDAQPVVDAVSDYFTGNREYANLPRKFKMTVTGCREDCAQSQINDVGLTPARKEEPGANVYGFHVRVGGGLSDGPRMASNLDVFVPPEDAVEFCRAVAQTFKELGDRNNRGVCRMRYLVEQMGADAFEAAVRERCDVELPTRGTDLTRSYTGDHVGVREQKQDGLRYVGFNVIGGRMGGDEFVEAARAAREYGTEDASVRLATDQNFLVTHVPRENVSDLLNEPFARKYEHDPGPFARGAVGCTGSEFCNYGIIETKNRVYRWAKALDRRIETPDDLDVVRMHMSGCSASCAQPQIADIGFRGETVTMDDPEGTTNEEGDNIVEGMDFGLGGSLGSDNEFLDWVENAVPARAVIPALEELFAAYADEREDGERFYEWTRRVENDRLRTVMQGADADVAGGVASD; translated from the coding sequence ATGAATACTGTCGAACGCTGGAAACAGGAGAAACACCCCCTCGACGTGGTGGAAGACGTCCACGAGTACGCCGCGGAGGGACTCACGTTCGAGGAGATAGAGGAACGGGCCGGAGAGGGCGAGTGGGAGCGTCTGAAGTGGGCCGGGATGTACAGTCACGGGCGGCAGGACGGGTACTTCATGGTCCGAACGAAGGTGCCCGGCGGCCACCTCACGCCCGACCAAGCCGAGGTGATAGGCGAAGTCGCGTCGGAGTACGCCACCGCGCCGCCGGAACACGGCGGGCGAGAGCAAAACGACATCTGGGGCGACGCCTTCCTCGACATCACCACGCGCCAGGATATCCAGATGCACTGGATAGAGCTAGCGGACATGCCCGAGGTGTGGGAGAAGTACGACGAGGTGGGCCTGACGACGATTCAGGGATGCGGCGACGGGGCGCGAAACGTTCTCGGATGCCCCGCCGCCGGGTTGACAGACCACGAGTGTTTCGACGCCCAACCCGTCGTGGACGCCGTCTCGGACTACTTCACGGGCAACCGAGAGTACGCGAACCTCCCGCGGAAGTTCAAGATGACCGTGACGGGGTGCCGCGAGGACTGCGCGCAGTCGCAGATAAACGACGTGGGCCTCACGCCGGCGCGTAAGGAGGAACCCGGAGCGAACGTCTACGGCTTTCACGTCCGGGTCGGCGGCGGCCTCTCGGACGGGCCGCGGATGGCCTCGAACCTCGACGTGTTCGTCCCGCCGGAGGACGCAGTCGAGTTCTGCCGCGCCGTCGCACAGACGTTCAAAGAACTCGGCGACAGGAACAACCGCGGCGTCTGTCGGATGCGGTATCTCGTCGAACAGATGGGAGCCGATGCGTTCGAGGCGGCCGTCCGCGAGCGGTGCGACGTGGAACTCCCGACGCGGGGAACCGACCTCACGCGGAGTTACACCGGCGACCACGTCGGCGTCCGAGAACAGAAACAGGACGGCCTCCGCTACGTCGGATTCAACGTCATCGGCGGCCGGATGGGCGGCGACGAGTTCGTCGAGGCCGCCCGCGCGGCCAGAGAGTACGGAACCGAAGACGCGTCGGTGCGTCTGGCGACGGACCAGAACTTCCTCGTCACGCACGTCCCGAGGGAGAACGTTTCCGACCTCCTGAACGAACCGTTCGCTCGGAAGTACGAACACGACCCGGGGCCGTTCGCCCGCGGCGCGGTCGGATGCACCGGATCCGAGTTCTGCAACTACGGCATCATCGAGACGAAGAACCGCGTCTACCGGTGGGCGAAAGCGTTAGACCGGCGGATAGAGACGCCCGACGACCTAGACGTCGTCCGGATGCACATGTCTGGATGTTCGGCGTCGTGCGCCCAACCGCAAATCGCGGACATCGGCTTCCGCGGGGAGACGGTGACGATGGACGACCCAGAGGGGACGACGAACGAGGAGGGAGACAATATCGTCGAGGGGATGGACTTCGGACTCGGCGGGTCTCTGGGGTCCGACAACGAGTTCCTCGATTGGGTCGAGAACGCCGTCCCCGCGAGGGCGGTGATTCCGGCCCTCGAAGAACTGTTCGCGGCGTACGCCGACGAACGCGAGGACGGCGAACGTTTCTACGAGTGGACGCGCCGCGTCGAGAACGACCGCCTGCGAACCGTCATGCAGGGCGCGGACGCCGACGTCGCCGGAGGTGTCGCCAGTGACTGA
- a CDS encoding NAD-dependent succinate-semialdehyde dehydrogenase yields MDVVNPATGERVDTYETQTEEDVDAALDRATDAFGEWRERPMRERERLLESAGDVLRENKREYAETITREMGKPITQAVAEIEKCAWACDHYAEHASSYLGADHHPSPPGSTVKTVYEPLGPVLAVMPWNFPFWQVFRFAAPYVTAGNVGLLKHASNVPGCAKAIEEVFREAGYPEDVFQSLLIPSDLVDEMLEDDRVRAATLTGSGPAGRSVASTAGESLKKTVLELGGSDPCVVLDDADLDAAAETGAWARNQNGGQSCIAAKRFVVVESVYDEFLDRFVDEIDSYVVGDPMDEETDVGPQAREGLMEEVHEQVEESVEAGANVVIGGEPMDRDGQFYPPTVLTDVPEGCPADSEEVFGPVAAVYEVEDEAAAIEKANDTQFGLGATVWTEDRERGENLARQIDAGCVYVNQLVKSDPRVPFGGVKESGYGRELAEVGIKEFLNEKTVWVE; encoded by the coding sequence ATGGATGTCGTCAACCCCGCGACGGGAGAGCGAGTAGACACCTACGAGACTCAGACCGAGGAAGACGTGGACGCCGCCCTCGACCGGGCGACGGACGCGTTCGGCGAGTGGCGAGAGCGTCCGATGAGAGAGCGCGAACGACTGCTCGAATCGGCGGGCGACGTACTTCGCGAGAACAAGCGCGAGTACGCCGAGACGATAACTCGCGAGATGGGCAAACCCATCACTCAAGCGGTGGCCGAAATCGAAAAGTGCGCGTGGGCCTGCGACCACTACGCCGAACACGCCAGTTCGTATCTCGGAGCCGACCACCACCCGAGTCCGCCGGGGTCGACGGTCAAGACCGTCTACGAACCGCTCGGACCGGTGCTCGCGGTCATGCCGTGGAACTTCCCCTTCTGGCAGGTGTTTCGGTTCGCCGCGCCGTACGTCACGGCGGGCAACGTCGGGCTGTTGAAGCACGCCTCGAACGTACCGGGCTGTGCGAAGGCCATAGAGGAAGTGTTCCGAGAGGCCGGGTATCCCGAAGACGTCTTTCAGTCGCTTCTGATCCCGTCGGACCTCGTCGACGAGATGCTCGAAGACGACCGGGTGCGGGCCGCGACGCTGACGGGAAGCGGACCGGCGGGGCGGTCAGTCGCGTCGACGGCCGGAGAGAGCCTGAAGAAGACGGTCCTCGAACTGGGCGGAAGCGACCCCTGCGTCGTCTTGGACGACGCCGACCTCGACGCCGCGGCCGAAACCGGCGCGTGGGCGCGGAACCAAAACGGCGGCCAGTCCTGCATCGCCGCGAAGCGTTTCGTCGTCGTCGAGTCCGTCTACGACGAGTTCCTCGACCGATTCGTGGACGAAATCGACTCCTACGTCGTCGGCGACCCGATGGACGAGGAGACGGACGTCGGCCCGCAGGCCCGCGAGGGGTTGATGGAGGAGGTCCACGAACAGGTCGAAGAGAGCGTCGAGGCGGGCGCGAACGTGGTCATCGGCGGCGAACCGATGGACCGCGACGGGCAGTTCTACCCGCCGACGGTGTTGACCGACGTGCCCGAGGGATGTCCCGCCGACAGCGAGGAGGTGTTCGGTCCGGTCGCCGCCGTCTACGAAGTCGAAGACGAAGCGGCGGCCATCGAGAAAGCGAACGACACCCAGTTCGGACTCGGCGCGACCGTCTGGACCGAGGACCGCGAACGCGGCGAGAACCTCGCTCGTCAGATAGACGCAGGATGCGTCTACGTCAACCAGTTAGTGAAGTCCGACCCCAGAGTCCCGTTCGGCGGCGTCAAGGAGTCGGGCTACGGTCGCGAACTGGCGGAGGTCGGAATCAAGGAGTTCCTCAACGAGAAGACGGTCTGGGTCGAGTGA
- the katG gene encoding catalase/peroxidase HPI has translation MRGNEDWWPNRLNLEVLDQNVSDVSPMDADFDYSEEFQKLDFEAVKQDIEDVMTTSQDWWPADYGHYGPLFIRMAWHSAGTYRTTDGRGGASGGTQRFAPLNSWPDNANLDKARRLLLPVKQKYGQKLSWADLIVLAGNVALESMGFETFGFAGGREDSFEPDEAVDWGPETEWEASDRFDDDEQLEEPLAATVMGLIYVNPEGPDGEPDPMGSAENIRQAFSRMAMSDEETAALIAGGHTFGKVHGADDPDEHVGPVPEEAPIDKQGLGWESSHGSGKGSDAITSGIEGPWNATPTQWDMGYLDNLLDHEWEPEKGPGGAWQWTTVDDSLDGVAPGTESPSEKEDVMMLTTDVALKRDPEFREIIESFQENPRQFQEAFAKAWYKLIHRDMGPPTRFLGPEVPDEEMLWQDPVPDADYELIGDEEVAELKAEVLDSDLSVSELVKTAWAAASTYRDSDKRGGANGARIRLEPQKSWEVNEPEQLETVLDTLEEIREEFNSSRSDDKRVSLADLIVLGGSAAVEKAASDAGYDVDVPFEPGRTDASQEQTDVDSFEALEPKADGFRNYLGDGHEQSAEELLVDKADLLDLSPAEMTVLVGGMRALNANFKGSELGVFTDEPETLNNDFFVNLLDMGYEWEAASDSEDKDVMGWEQPSDAHDIYELRDRETGDVEWAATRVDLIFGSNSRLRALADVYSSADAEEKFVRDFVDAWTKVMRLDRFDLE, from the coding sequence ATGCGGGGTAACGAGGACTGGTGGCCGAATCGGCTGAACTTAGAGGTCCTCGACCAGAACGTGAGCGACGTCAGTCCGATGGACGCGGACTTCGACTACTCCGAGGAGTTCCAGAAGCTGGACTTCGAGGCGGTAAAGCAGGATATCGAAGACGTCATGACGACGTCGCAGGACTGGTGGCCGGCCGACTACGGCCACTACGGGCCGCTCTTCATCCGGATGGCGTGGCACAGCGCCGGTACGTACCGCACCACCGACGGTCGCGGCGGCGCGTCCGGCGGGACGCAGCGCTTTGCACCCCTGAACAGTTGGCCCGACAACGCGAACCTCGACAAGGCCCGCCGACTGCTCTTGCCGGTCAAGCAGAAGTACGGCCAGAAGCTGTCGTGGGCCGACCTGATCGTCCTGGCCGGGAACGTCGCCCTCGAATCGATGGGATTCGAGACGTTCGGCTTCGCCGGCGGGCGCGAGGACTCCTTCGAGCCCGACGAGGCCGTCGACTGGGGCCCCGAGACCGAGTGGGAGGCCTCCGACCGATTCGACGACGACGAGCAACTCGAAGAACCGCTCGCCGCGACCGTGATGGGACTCATCTACGTGAACCCCGAGGGCCCGGACGGCGAGCCCGACCCGATGGGCTCCGCGGAGAACATCCGGCAGGCGTTCAGTCGGATGGCGATGAGCGACGAGGAGACGGCCGCGCTCATCGCGGGCGGACACACCTTCGGGAAGGTCCACGGTGCCGACGACCCCGACGAGCACGTGGGTCCCGTGCCCGAGGAAGCGCCCATCGACAAGCAGGGTCTCGGCTGGGAGAGCAGCCACGGGTCCGGGAAAGGAAGCGACGCGATCACCAGCGGAATCGAGGGTCCGTGGAACGCCACGCCGACGCAGTGGGACATGGGCTACCTCGACAACCTGCTCGACCACGAGTGGGAGCCGGAGAAGGGCCCCGGCGGTGCGTGGCAGTGGACCACGGTCGACGATTCCCTCGACGGCGTCGCGCCCGGCACCGAGAGCCCCTCGGAGAAAGAAGACGTGATGATGCTGACGACGGACGTCGCCCTGAAGCGTGACCCCGAGTTCCGAGAGATCATAGAGAGCTTCCAAGAGAACCCCCGCCAGTTCCAAGAGGCCTTCGCGAAGGCGTGGTACAAGCTCATCCACCGCGACATGGGGCCGCCGACTCGGTTCCTCGGCCCGGAGGTTCCCGACGAGGAGATGCTGTGGCAAGACCCCGTCCCCGACGCCGACTACGAACTGATCGGAGACGAAGAGGTCGCCGAACTCAAAGCGGAGGTCCTCGATTCGGACCTCTCGGTCTCCGAGCTAGTCAAGACCGCATGGGCGGCGGCGTCGACGTACCGCGACAGCGACAAGCGCGGCGGGGCGAACGGTGCCCGCATCCGCCTCGAACCGCAGAAGAGCTGGGAAGTCAACGAGCCCGAGCAGTTAGAGACGGTGCTCGACACCCTCGAAGAGATTCGCGAAGAGTTCAACAGTTCGCGCTCCGACGACAAGCGCGTCTCGCTCGCGGATCTGATCGTTCTGGGCGGCTCCGCGGCCGTCGAGAAGGCAGCGTCGGACGCCGGATACGACGTGGACGTCCCGTTCGAACCCGGCCGCACCGACGCCTCGCAGGAACAGACCGACGTGGACTCGTTCGAGGCGCTCGAACCGAAAGCCGACGGGTTCCGCAACTACCTCGGCGACGGACACGAGCAGTCGGCCGAAGAACTGCTGGTGGACAAAGCCGACCTCCTCGACCTCTCGCCCGCCGAGATGACGGTTCTCGTCGGCGGAATGCGCGCGCTGAACGCGAACTTCAAGGGGTCCGAACTCGGCGTCTTCACCGACGAACCGGAGACGCTGAACAACGACTTCTTCGTGAACCTGCTCGACATGGGATACGAGTGGGAGGCGGCTTCGGATTCCGAGGACAAAGACGTCATGGGATGGGAGCAGCCCTCCGACGCCCACGACATCTACGAGTTGCGCGACCGAGAGACGGGAGACGTCGAGTGGGCAGCCACTCGCGTCGACCTCATCTTCGGGTCGAACTCCCGACTTCGGGCCCTCGCTGACGTCTACAGCTCGGCCGACGCCGAAGAGAAGTTCGTTCGCGACTTCGTGGACGCGTGGACGAAAGTGATGCGGCTCGACCGCTTCGACCTCGAGTAA
- a CDS encoding ABC transporter ATP-binding protein: MPSTDAGDAAIEATDLRKTYGSEVALDGVSLSVPPGRVYGFLGPNGAGKTTTMRILTGLTRPTSGTVRVSGIDVNDRRNLAPRVGYLPETPPLYDEFSAREQLDYVADLRDIPKDTARRRIDDYLDRFDLTEDADRRTGTYSKGMRQKTAFAQTVLHDPDVLFLDEPTSGLDPKAVRRIREFIVEFADAGRTVFLSTHILPVVEAVADRVGVLFEGRLVAEGAPEDVKARAETGERASLEDAFLEITGDGDARRTAGPDE; encoded by the coding sequence ATGCCCTCCACTGACGCAGGCGACGCCGCCATCGAGGCGACCGACCTCCGGAAGACGTACGGGTCGGAGGTGGCCCTCGACGGCGTCTCCCTGTCCGTCCCGCCGGGACGCGTGTACGGGTTTCTCGGGCCGAACGGCGCCGGGAAGACGACGACGATGCGCATCCTGACGGGACTCACCCGACCCACGTCCGGAACCGTTCGCGTCTCCGGAATCGACGTGAACGACCGGCGGAACCTCGCCCCGCGCGTCGGCTATCTCCCCGAAACCCCGCCCCTGTACGACGAGTTCAGCGCCCGCGAACAACTCGACTACGTCGCCGACCTTCGAGATATCCCGAAAGACACCGCGCGTCGGCGCATCGACGACTACCTCGACCGGTTCGACCTGACCGAAGACGCGGACAGACGCACCGGTACCTACTCGAAGGGGATGCGACAGAAGACGGCGTTCGCTCAGACGGTCCTGCACGACCCCGACGTGCTGTTTCTGGACGAACCCACCTCCGGATTGGACCCGAAAGCCGTCCGCCGCATCCGCGAGTTCATCGTCGAGTTCGCCGATGCCGGGCGGACCGTCTTCCTCTCGACGCATATCCTCCCGGTCGTAGAGGCCGTCGCCGACCGCGTCGGCGTCCTCTTCGAGGGCCGACTGGTCGCGGAGGGTGCCCCGGAGGACGTGAAAGCGCGCGCCGAGACCGGCGAACGCGCGTCGCTCGAAGACGCCTTCCTCGAAATCACCGGCGACGGCGACGCCCGCCGAACGGCCGGACCCGACGAATGA
- a CDS encoding Coenzyme F420 hydrogenase/dehydrogenase, beta subunit C-terminal domain, which produces MTDESERGGSGREERTLPRVPDARDDGEAAVPSVDGSAPGRTPDADPEAKLIKYRKRPAKSRSSDSDSPSSCGCGGGCACGLASGGGGESEDSEAVADGGARPTNVDEEGNLRDLTFTEPAAGKSQDVYDDAPDKRVQVPESVELETPGYSIRSEMNDIEESDDKTWFMELDAAVIDEGRCIQCGTCVASCPSDSIGIGDDGLPELVKMCTGCSLCWDFCPRGGLRYERQWKITGGDDNVKGAGDPITEFSAKVEEEWRENSQDGGVVTSVLIHLLEAGEIDGALVATESEDEAWKAESFLATTPEELIANAGSFYNQTMALGNLDMDQWEEKLPDKPPEDLSLALVGTPCEIEGIRALQDFEWEYASQEDGVRAIDYTIALMCTKNFNYHRLVGEQLAEKRDLPPDDIGKLDVLDGKMMAYGHDGEMILEEDVEAFHDAALKGCDECADFTGYCADITVGSVGSADEYSSVIVRTETGLDAWELTEPDLDHHDLEDRSAVGGLQSWDKKKAFESLERPFDPDAPRFIEYAEHAANYGTTLRAHESDH; this is translated from the coding sequence GTGACTGACGAGAGCGAACGCGGAGGGTCCGGGCGGGAGGAACGGACCCTCCCGCGCGTTCCCGACGCGAGAGACGACGGGGAGGCGGCCGTCCCGTCGGTGGACGGGAGCGCACCCGGCCGAACGCCGGACGCGGACCCCGAGGCGAAACTCATCAAGTACCGAAAGCGACCCGCGAAGTCGCGTTCGTCGGACAGCGATTCCCCGAGTAGTTGCGGATGCGGCGGCGGATGCGCGTGCGGCCTCGCGTCCGGCGGTGGCGGAGAGAGCGAGGACAGCGAAGCGGTCGCAGACGGCGGCGCGCGCCCGACGAACGTGGACGAAGAGGGGAACCTCCGAGACTTGACCTTCACCGAACCGGCCGCGGGGAAGAGCCAAGACGTCTACGACGACGCGCCGGACAAGCGCGTGCAGGTGCCCGAGAGCGTCGAGTTGGAGACGCCGGGCTACTCCATCCGCAGCGAGATGAACGACATCGAGGAGTCCGACGACAAGACGTGGTTCATGGAACTCGACGCGGCGGTCATAGACGAGGGGCGGTGCATCCAGTGCGGCACCTGCGTCGCTTCCTGTCCCTCCGACTCCATCGGCATCGGCGACGACGGACTCCCCGAACTGGTGAAGATGTGTACGGGCTGTTCGCTCTGTTGGGATTTCTGCCCGCGCGGCGGCCTGCGGTACGAGCGCCAGTGGAAGATTACCGGCGGCGACGACAACGTGAAAGGCGCGGGCGACCCGATAACTGAGTTCTCCGCGAAAGTCGAAGAGGAGTGGCGCGAGAACTCCCAAGACGGCGGCGTCGTCACGTCCGTGCTGATACACCTGCTCGAAGCGGGCGAGATAGACGGCGCACTCGTCGCCACGGAGTCCGAAGACGAGGCGTGGAAGGCGGAGTCGTTCCTCGCGACGACGCCCGAGGAACTGATAGCGAACGCCGGGAGTTTCTACAACCAGACGATGGCGCTCGGCAACCTCGATATGGACCAGTGGGAGGAGAAACTCCCCGACAAGCCCCCAGAAGATCTGTCTCTCGCACTCGTGGGGACGCCCTGCGAAATCGAGGGCATCCGCGCGCTACAGGACTTCGAGTGGGAGTACGCCTCCCAAGAGGACGGCGTCCGCGCGATAGACTACACTATCGCGTTGATGTGCACGAAGAACTTCAACTACCACCGCCTCGTCGGCGAGCAACTGGCCGAGAAGCGCGATTTGCCGCCGGACGACATCGGGAAACTCGACGTCCTCGACGGGAAGATGATGGCGTACGGCCACGACGGCGAGATGATTCTGGAAGAAGACGTGGAGGCGTTCCACGACGCCGCACTCAAAGGGTGCGACGAGTGCGCGGATTTCACGGGCTACTGTGCGGACATCACCGTCGGCTCCGTCGGGTCCGCAGACGAGTATTCGAGCGTCATCGTCCGCACCGAGACGGGACTCGACGCGTGGGAACTGACAGAACCCGACCTCGACCACCACGACTTAGAGGACCGGTCGGCCGTCGGCGGCCTCCAATCGTGGGACAAAAAGAAGGCGTTCGAGTCGCTCGAACGCCCGTTCGACCCGGATGCCCCGCGGTTCATCGAGTACGCGGAACACGCCGCGAACTACGGGACGACGCTCCGCGCTCACGAATCGGACCACTGA
- the dgoD gene encoding galactonate dehydratase: MNQIVDYELFEVPPRWLFLRVETADGTVGWGEPVVEGRSHTVRAAVEELMDDYLLGEPANSIEDHWQTMYRGGFYRGGPVLMSAIAGIDQALWDIKGKSLGAPVYELLGGAARDSIRVYQWIGGDRPSEVAEEATQKVDAGFSALKMNATEELERVDTPATVDDAVDRLRNVREAVGDDIDIGVDFHGRATKPMAKRLAKALEPYDPMFIEEPVLPEHNDALPDIAAHTTIPIATGERMYSRWDFKQIFENGAVDVIQPDLSHAGGITEVKKIASMAEAYDVALAPHCPLGPIALASCIQIDACTPNALIQEQSLNIHYNETSDVLDYLEDPSVFEYEDGHVSIPDAPGLGIDIDEEYVREQSQKTVDWHNPVWRHEDGSVAEW; this comes from the coding sequence ATGAACCAGATTGTCGACTACGAACTCTTCGAGGTTCCCCCCCGATGGTTGTTCCTGCGAGTCGAGACGGCGGACGGGACGGTCGGATGGGGAGAACCGGTCGTGGAGGGCCGGTCCCACACCGTCCGGGCTGCAGTCGAGGAACTGATGGACGACTACCTTCTCGGCGAACCGGCGAACTCCATCGAGGACCACTGGCAGACGATGTACCGCGGCGGGTTCTATCGCGGCGGTCCCGTCTTGATGTCCGCTATCGCCGGTATCGACCAAGCGCTTTGGGATATCAAGGGGAAGTCCCTCGGCGCGCCCGTCTACGAACTTCTCGGCGGTGCCGCGCGCGACAGTATCCGCGTCTACCAGTGGATCGGCGGCGACCGCCCCTCGGAGGTGGCGGAGGAGGCCACGCAGAAGGTAGACGCCGGTTTCTCGGCGCTGAAGATGAACGCGACCGAGGAGCTAGAACGCGTCGACACCCCCGCAACCGTCGACGACGCGGTGGACCGACTGCGGAACGTTCGAGAGGCCGTCGGCGACGACATCGACATCGGGGTCGACTTCCACGGTCGAGCGACGAAGCCGATGGCCAAACGTCTCGCGAAGGCGTTAGAGCCCTACGACCCCATGTTCATCGAGGAACCCGTCCTCCCCGAACACAACGACGCGCTTCCGGACATCGCGGCCCACACCACGATTCCGATCGCGACGGGCGAGCGCATGTACTCCCGGTGGGACTTCAAGCAGATATTCGAGAACGGTGCCGTGGACGTGATCCAACCGGACCTCTCGCACGCCGGTGGCATCACGGAGGTCAAGAAGATAGCGAGCATGGCCGAGGCGTACGACGTCGCCCTCGCGCCGCACTGTCCCCTCGGCCCCATCGCACTCGCGTCGTGCATCCAAATCGACGCTTGCACCCCGAACGCTCTCATCCAAGAGCAGAGTTTGAACATCCACTACAACGAGACGTCCGACGTGCTCGACTACCTCGAAGACCCGTCCGTCTTCGAGTACGAGGACGGCCACGTGTCGATTCCGGACGCTCCCGGTCTGGGCATCGATATCGACGAGGAGTACGTCCGAGAGCAGTCGCAGAAGACCGTCGACTGGCACAACCCCGTCTGGCGCCACGAGGACGGTAGCGTTGCCGAGTGGTAG
- a CDS encoding phosphatase PAP2 family protein, protein MGLLEVAAQVGGGVLVLFVVGFAVVVGPSRMRTPADAVRSNLRTVAPVLGVLLVVLAANGVVRDVGLELSWLIGINITGYIHAVEGEFVAFLQSLSTPALTAYFGFVYVFGYVFVLTFPLAAYLLHDDPSSLYELVVAYIVNYGVGLVCYVVFIAYGPRNFMPELVESLLYTTWPEAQLLTTEVNTNTNVFPSLHTSLSVTVAILAYRFRRVYPRWFPISGALALSISVSTMYLGIHWATDVVAGVGLAVLSVSVARWTTEAPNPDGRRHPRTYLFGDGWADGVRRWWRER, encoded by the coding sequence ATGGGACTGCTCGAAGTGGCCGCGCAAGTCGGCGGGGGCGTTCTCGTCCTCTTCGTCGTCGGCTTCGCCGTCGTCGTCGGCCCGTCTCGCATGCGAACCCCGGCCGACGCGGTGCGGTCGAATCTCCGAACCGTCGCACCCGTCCTCGGCGTTCTCCTCGTCGTCCTCGCGGCCAACGGCGTCGTCCGAGACGTCGGACTCGAACTCTCGTGGCTCATCGGCATCAACATCACGGGCTACATCCACGCCGTCGAGGGGGAGTTCGTCGCGTTCCTCCAGTCGCTCTCGACGCCGGCGCTGACCGCGTACTTCGGATTCGTCTACGTCTTCGGGTACGTGTTCGTACTGACGTTTCCGCTCGCGGCGTATCTCCTCCACGACGACCCGAGTTCGCTGTACGAACTCGTCGTCGCGTACATCGTCAACTACGGCGTCGGACTGGTCTGTTACGTCGTGTTCATCGCGTACGGACCGCGGAACTTCATGCCCGAACTCGTGGAGTCGCTCCTGTACACCACGTGGCCGGAGGCGCAACTCCTGACGACGGAGGTGAACACGAACACCAACGTCTTCCCGTCGCTCCACACCTCGTTGTCCGTCACCGTCGCCATCCTCGCCTACCGGTTCCGACGCGTCTACCCACGGTGGTTCCCCATCTCCGGCGCACTCGCTCTCTCCATCTCCGTCTCGACGATGTATCTCGGCATCCACTGGGCGACGGACGTCGTGGCGGGCGTCGGGTTAGCTGTCCTGAGCGTCTCCGTCGCGCGGTGGACGACCGAAGCGCCGAACCCCGACGGGCGGCGTCACCCGAGAACCTACCTGTTCGGGGACGGGTGGGCCGACGGCGTCCGTCGCTGGTGGCGCGAGAGGTGA